One window from the genome of Glycine soja cultivar W05 chromosome 12, ASM419377v2, whole genome shotgun sequence encodes:
- the LOC114379258 gene encoding scarecrow-like protein 32, with product MHVTSSQSHMKAELKGTTSISFQNPTTTLFNNPLSGALKGCLGSLDGACIEKLLLHCASALESNDVTLAQQVMWVLNNVASPVGDTNQRLTSWFLRALISRASRICPTAMSFKGSNTIQRRLMSVTELAGYVDLIPWHRFGYCASNNEIYKAITGFQRVHIVDFSITHCMQWPTFIDALAKRPEGPPSLRITVPSCRPHVPPLVNISIHEVGLRLGNFAKFRDVPFEFNVIGNTGPLTTAELSDESTNFHFEAMLSLLNPTMLNLREDEALVINCQNWLRYLSDDRKGISRQSLSLRDAFLNIIKGLNPRIVLLVDEDCDLSASSLTSRITTCFNHMWIPFDALETFLPKDSCQRSEFESDIGQKIENIISYEGHQRIERSESGVQMSQRMKNVGYLSVPFCDETVREIKGLLDEHASGWGMKREEGMLVLTWKGNSCVFATAWVPCEMRDHIGIDAGLS from the coding sequence ATGCACGTCACGTCGTCACAAAGCCACATGAAAGCCGAGCTAAAGGGCACGACGTCCATTTCCTTTCAAAACCCTACCACCACTCTCTTCAACAACCCTCTCTCGGGAGCACTCAAAGGGTGCCTCGGAAGCCTCGATGGGGCATGTATTGAGAAGCTCTTGCTCCACTGTGCCAGTGCTTTGGAGAGCAATGACGTCACCTTGGCTCAACAAGTCATGTGGGTGCTCAACAACGTTGCTTCCCCTGTGGGGGACACTAACCAAAGGCTCACCTCGTGGTTCCTAAGGGCCTTAATCTCCAGGGCTTCAAGAATTTGCCCCACTGCCATGAGTTTCAAAGGAAGCAACACCATTCAAAGGAGGTTGATGAGCGTCACCGAGCTTGCCGGGTATGTGGATCTAATTCCTTGGCATAGGTTTGGTTATTGTGCATCCAACAATGAGATTTACAAAGCAATAACGGGGTTCCAAAGGGTGCATATTGTAGATTTTAGCATAACTCATTGTATGCAATGGCCTACTTTTATAGATGCTTTAGCAAAAAGGCCCGAAGGACCCCCTTCACTTAGAATCACGGTTCCATCTTGTAGACCACATGTACCCCCCTTGGTCAATATATCAATACATGAAGTTGGGTTACGTTTAGGAAATTTTGCTAAGTTCAGAGATGTCCCTTTTGAATTCAATGTTATAGGAAATACAGGACCATTAACAACAGCGGAATTGAGTGATGAATCAACTAATTTTCACTTTGAAGCAATGTTAAGTCTCTTGAATCCTACCATGCTAAACCTTAGGGAAGATGAGGCTTTGGTCATAAACTGCCAAAATTGGCTACGCTATTTGTCTGATGATAGAAAGGGAATTAGCCGCCAAAGTCTGTCGCTTAGGGATGCTTTTTTGAATATAATCAAAGGTCTTAACCCCCGGATTGTGCTCTTGGTTGATGAAGATTGTGATCTTAGTGCATCAAGTCTCACATCAAGAATAACCACATGTTTTAACCATATGTGGATACCCTTTGATGCATTGGAGACTTTTTTGCCCAAAGATAGTTGTCAGAGGTCAGAGTTTGAATCCGACATAGGCCAGAAGATTGAGAACATCATAAGCTACGAAGGGCACCAAAGAATAGAGAGGTCGGAATCTGGGGTGCAAATGTCCCAAAGAATGAAAAATGTGGGCTACCTCAGTGTTCCATTTTGTGATGAAACTGTTAGGGAAATAAAAGGTTTGCTAGATGAGCATGCTAGTGGGTGGGGGATGAAAAGAGAAGAAGGTATGTTAGTTCTCACGTGGAAAGGAAACAGCTGTGTGTTTGCGACAGCTTGGGTCCCTTGTGAAATGAGGGATCATATCGGCATTGATGCAGGCCTGTCTTAA
- the LOC114379598 gene encoding probable terpene synthase 11, which translates to MSAHVMAVTGLRVSSFTSSLASCPSIYQPWNLSLQTSKRGTIHNNLSIKCVAFNDNKVPSQIDLRTNNFEQVKRNSQMALLNSSDPIKILKMIDTIQRLGIEHHFKEEINVQLGKVGDWDVTQDLFGTALQFRLQRHNGWPSCSDVFKKFLDKSGTFKESITNDIWGMLSLYEASYLGAKGEEVLQQAMDFSKAHLHQSLPHLSPELRKLVAKALTLPRHLRMGRLEARNYMEKYSQATNQIPALMELAKLDFAMVQSMHQKELAEISRWWKNLGLVERLGFARDRPAECFLWTVGTFPEPRYSNCRIELTKTICILLVMDDIFDTYGTLEELVLFTEAIKRWDLDAMEQLPEYMKICYMALFNTTHEIAYKIQKEHGQTVVACLKRTWIDIFEAFLKEAKWFNNGYIPTFKEYLDNGVISSGSYMALVHATFLIGDSLSKETISIMKPYPRLFSCSGEILRLWDDLGTSREEQERGDNACSIQCLMTENNLSDENVARKHIRQLIQNLWPELNGLAMTTTALPSSVMKASLNMARTAQVIYQHGDDQNTFTVDDYVKTLILTPSSNY; encoded by the exons ATGTCTGCACATGTAATGGCTGTTACAGGACTTAGAGTTTCATCGTTTACAAGCTCACTTGCTTCATGCCCATCCATTTATCAACCATGGAACCTATCGTTACAGACATCTAAACGAGGGACGATTCATAATAACTTGTCCATCAAGTGCGTTGCTTTCAATGACAACAAG GTGCCCAGTCAAATTGATCTTCGGACAAACAATTTTGAGCAAGTTAAAAGAAACAGCCAAATGGCGTTGCTAAACTCAAGTGATCCAATCAAAATATTGAAGATGATTGACACCATCCAAAGGTTAGGAATTGAGCATCATTTCAAAGAAGAGATCAACGTACAACTTGGAAAGGTAGGAGATTGGGATGTCACTCAAGACCTCTTTGGCACAGCCCTTCAATTTCGCCTACAAAGACATAATGGCTGGCCTAGTTGTTCTG ATGTTTTCAAGAAATTTTTGGACAAGAGTGGGACTTTCAAGGAATCAATCACCAATGACATTTGGGGTATGTTAAGTCTATACGAGGCATCATATTTAGGTGCAAAAGGTGAAGAAGTATTACAACAGGCCATGGACTTCTCCAAGGCTCATCTACACCAGTCACTCCCACACCTAAGTCCTGAACTACGAAAGCTTGTTGCCAAAGCCTTAACACTTCCAAGGCACCTAAGAATGGGTAGGTTAGAAGCCAGGAACTACATGGAAAAATATAGCCAAGCAACTAACCAAATACCTGCTCTTATGGAATTGGCAAAGTTAGACTTTGCCATGGTTCAATCAATGCACCAAAAAGAATTAGCAGAAATCTCCAG GTGGTGGAAAAACTTGGGACTTGTTGAAAGACTTGGCTTTGCCAGAGATAGACCAGCAGAGTGCTTCCTATGGACAGTGGGGACTTTTCCAGAACCACGCTATTCAAATTGTCGCATTGAACTTACAAAAACCATATGCATTTTGCTAGTTATGGATGATATTTTCGACACTTATGGCACATTAGAAGAACTTGTTCTTTTTACCGAGGCAATCAAAAG gtgggATCTTGATGCGATGGAGCAATTGCCTGAATATATGAAGATATGCTATATGGCATTATTTAACACCACCCATGAAATTgcatataaaattcaaaaagagCACGGACAAACcgttgttgcttgcttgaaaaGAACA TGGATAGACATATTTGAAGCTTTTCTAAAAGAAGCCAAATGGTTCAACAACGGATACATCCCAACTTTTAAGGAATATTTGGATAATGGGGTGATTTCTTCAGGATCATACATGGCCTTGGTGCATGCAACTTTTCTCATTGGGGATTCCCTATCAAAGGAAACCATTTCCATTATGAAGCCATACCCAAGGCTTTTCTCTTGCTCTGGGGAAATTCTTAGGCTTTGGGACGACTTGGGAACCTCAAGG GAGGAACAAGAAAGAGGAGACAATGCTTGCAGCATACAGTGTCTCATGACGGAGAATAATCTTTCAGATGAAAATGTTGCCAGGAAACATATAAGGCAACTAATACAAAACTTGTGGCCAGAGCTAAATGGTCTTGCTATGACCACAACCGCTCTGCCTTCGTCGGTTATGAAGGCTTCTCTTAACATGGCTAGAACTGCTCAGGTTATTTATCAACATGGAGATGATCAAAACACATTTACAgttgatgattatgtgaaaaCATTGATCTTGACACCTTCTTCCAACTATTGA